The genomic segment TCCACTTAAAGGTGCGGTGAGCAAAGTGAATTTTTATTTTATATTTTTGAAGCAAAACTCTCCATAAAATTCCCACCTGTTCGCCTTGTACAATCGAATTTGTAGAAACAAACGCCACTTTCACCGTTGAATTTTGAATTAAACGCGCTGCTTTTACATACCAACCAGTTACAAAATCCAAAACGCCACTCCCTTCAATTTCATCAAAAAGGCGAGTAATTTGGTCTCGCTGTTTTTGCGCCATTATTTTAGAACCGCTAAACGGTGGATTTCCAATGATGTAGGAAAGATCATTTTTAGGGATAAGGGTTTCCCAGTCCATTTCAAGTGCATCACCGTGAACAATTTTTGCGGATTTTTTCAGCGGAAGCCGTGCAAAGTATTGGCCAAATTCATTGCTAATTATCATATTCATTTGGTGGTCGATTAGCCACATTGCTACTTCGGCAATCCGCGCCGGAAATTCTTCTATTTCAATGCCATAGAACTGATCGACATCGAGCCAAATAATTTCATTAATGGAGGTAAAGAGGCCGTTTTTATAGAGCGCCCGCAGAATTTCGAGTTCAAGCAAGCGGAGTTCTCGGTAGGTAATCACCAAAAAATTGCCGCACCCGCAGGCGGGGTCTAAAAACCGAAGTGATTTCAGTTTTTTATGAAATTCTTTCAGTTTAGCGGCGTTGCCTTTTGCCTTTTCAAATTCCTCCCAAAGTTCATCCAAAAAAAGCGGTTTAATGAGTTTGAGAATATTGGTTTCGCTGGTGTAGTGTGCGCCCAAATTGCGGCGTTCTTCGGGGTTCATAACACTTTGGAACATTGAACCGAAGATGGAGGGTGAAATTTTGCTCCAATCAAGGTAGCAGCAATTGAGCAGCGCGGTTCGCATTTTGCTATCAAAACTGGCGGTGGGCAAATTTTCTTCAAAAAGCCGACCGTTTACATAGGGGAATTCTGCAAGCTGTTCATCAAGATTTTTAAATCGGTTTTCCGTTGGCGTATTCAGCACTTGAAAAAGCTCTTGGAGTTTAGCGGCAAGGTCGCTGCCATCGGGGTTGGTGCGTTCTTCAATAAAATCTTGAAACTGGCATTTATTGAAAATGGTGGTGTCTTCTGCGAAAAGGCAAAAGAGAAGACGGACTAAGTACAATTCAAGCGGGTGACCGGTGTAGCCAATTTCCTCCAACCTGTCGTGGAGTTTGCCCATCAATTCCGCGGCTTTAATATTGGCGGGGTCTTGCTCTTTATAAACTTTTTTCTGATAGCCCAAGAGGAGGCCAAATGCTTGGACATTATGAACGAAATCGCGCAGATGAAATTCTTGGAAGGAGTAGTTTTCTAAGTCGTGCAGTCGGAAGCGTTCGAAATCGGAGACGAGAATAAGTTTGGGGAGTTCAAAGTCACTAAGTCCGTGAAGATATTCCTTTGCTTGTTCATAGGCTTTATCAAGATTTTTCCCACGGCTTTTCATTTCAATGAGTATCATCCCACGCCAAAGCAAATCGATGTAGCCTTCGGCGTTGCCCAAAGTTTTCACTTTTCTCTCAAAAGTTGCAACGCGTTTTCGGCTGATGCCAAAAACATTAAAAAAGTCAATCAAAAACGGCTGGGCGTCGCTTTGTTCACTTTCGGCATTTTCCCATTCTTTGGAGAAGGCTATGGCACGCTCTTTTATCTCGTTCCAACTTAACGGCATACTTGGTTTCGCGGGTTAATGGGATTGTCGTTTTTTGATTAACAGCAAAGATACTCGAGAAGGCTTGAGTATATCAAAAGCTGTGATTAAAGTGCAATCAATCATTTACATCGTGTAATGAATTCATCATTTCAATCTTATTTAATTACACGAGATTTAACTGATTGAAGAGAAGAAAAGAGAGATTCGGGTTCAATCGCTTAACTAAGCATTTCATTAAACCTTCTTTCAACGAACTTAATGATTTTAAAGAGACCGTAACAACCAAGAAGAAAAGGGGCAAGGGTAATAAAGCCCATCGAAATAAAAGTCATTCCCATTGGAAAAAGAATACCAAGCAGCAAGATGATTGAACGAAAGAATTGAATTGTTTATTCATTCTTTACCTAAAACAATCCAATGGCGGATACACAAATAAAAAACAGTACCAGAATGCCAAGAGGAAGAAGTTCTTGAATTGACATTTTAGAAAATTCTTCTATCGCCAAATCGTAGAAAATCTTGAATAACCCGCCAATAAGGATGAAAACGAAAATAAGTGCAAGCAAACCAAACATAAGGATTCTACGAATTTTCTTGAAGATACGACTTACTCACAAATACACACGAGAATTTGAAACAGCCCTTGGTAATGTTGATGAAAGATGGAAATCGCAATAGCTTTTGTAGCAGAGGAAGCCGCCAAATTTATCTTTGATACACTTTTAATATCTGATTTTTTTTAATACAGAACCTATTATAACAAGAAGAGTTTTGTTTACAAATCATCAAAAAGTTTACTAAATTATTTAGAAAGATACGCTCACTAAAGGATTTTAATCTATCCCAATTCTAATTTTAGCTTCCTTTA from the Chloroherpetonaceae bacterium genome contains:
- a CDS encoding DNA methyltransferase gives rise to the protein MPLSWNEIKERAIAFSKEWENAESEQSDAQPFLIDFFNVFGISRKRVATFERKVKTLGNAEGYIDLLWRGMILIEMKSRGKNLDKAYEQAKEYLHGLSDFELPKLILVSDFERFRLHDLENYSFQEFHLRDFVHNVQAFGLLLGYQKKVYKEQDPANIKAAELMGKLHDRLEEIGYTGHPLELYLVRLLFCLFAEDTTIFNKCQFQDFIEERTNPDGSDLAAKLQELFQVLNTPTENRFKNLDEQLAEFPYVNGRLFEENLPTASFDSKMRTALLNCCYLDWSKISPSIFGSMFQSVMNPEERRNLGAHYTSETNILKLIKPLFLDELWEEFEKAKGNAAKLKEFHKKLKSLRFLDPACGCGNFLVITYRELRLLELEILRALYKNGLFTSINEIIWLDVDQFYGIEIEEFPARIAEVAMWLIDHQMNMIISNEFGQYFARLPLKKSAKIVHGDALEMDWETLIPKNDLSYIIGNPPFSGSKIMAQKQRDQITRLFDEIEGSGVLDFVTGWYVKAARLIQNSTVKVAFVSTNSIVQGEQVGILWRVLLQKYKIKIHFAHRTFKWSNEAKGKAAVYCVIIGFANFDTLNKDILIMKTLKGNLTR